The following are encoded together in the Defluviitalea raffinosedens genome:
- a CDS encoding tRNA 2-thiocytidine biosynthesis TtcA family protein — MKLQKLLSYVRRAVDDYNMIKDGDRIAVGISGGKDSLTLLLALKSLQRFYPEKFELEAITISLGFDNFDLEAVKKMCDEIGVRYTVQDTYIGQIIFQERKEKNPCSLCSKMRKAALYDVAKKLGCNKIALGHNKDDVIQTLLLSMFYEGRIHTFSPVTHLEDINLHSIRPLIYAPEKEVISFSRKYGLPVVKSPCPADGKTKREDMKIFIKQLRKQYDHFDSRMFGAIQRSFIDGWNIERKTP, encoded by the coding sequence ATGAAATTGCAAAAGTTACTTAGTTATGTACGCCGTGCGGTAGATGATTACAATATGATCAAAGATGGGGATCGGATTGCTGTTGGAATATCAGGGGGCAAAGACAGTTTAACACTTCTTCTGGCGTTAAAAAGCCTTCAAAGATTTTATCCTGAAAAGTTTGAATTGGAAGCCATTACGATATCCCTGGGATTTGATAATTTCGATCTGGAAGCTGTCAAGAAAATGTGTGATGAGATTGGTGTAAGATATACGGTTCAAGATACCTATATCGGTCAAATTATATTTCAGGAACGAAAGGAAAAAAACCCCTGCTCTCTTTGTTCTAAAATGAGAAAAGCCGCATTATACGATGTGGCAAAGAAACTGGGCTGTAATAAAATCGCCCTTGGACATAATAAGGATGATGTGATTCAAACTTTGCTTCTTTCTATGTTTTATGAAGGAAGAATACATACTTTCTCTCCTGTTACCCATTTAGAAGATATTAATTTACATTCTATACGTCCATTAATCTACGCACCTGAAAAAGAAGTCATTTCTTTTTCCAGAAAATATGGACTTCCCGTTGTAAAAAGTCCTTGTCCTGCAGATGGAAAAACAAAGAGAGAAGATATGAAAATATTCATCAAACAACTTCGCAAACAATATGACCATTTCGACAGCCGAATGTTTGGCGCGATTCAACGTTCCTTTATCGATGGCTGGAATATCGAGAGAAAAACACCTTAA
- a CDS encoding LysM peptidoglycan-binding domain-containing protein, with the protein MLRIKSFQRYRFILLLIFFICVFQFIAVIIYSSTEKEHIRKNPIQKYEQVHIQKGDTLWNIAQQYKPDHQSLNQYVSTIMEFNHMKSDKIYAGDKIVIPVYKAGN; encoded by the coding sequence ATGTTAAGGATAAAGTCATTTCAAAGGTATCGTTTCATATTGTTACTTATATTCTTTATCTGTGTATTTCAGTTTATTGCAGTCATTATATATAGTTCTACAGAGAAAGAACATATTAGAAAGAATCCAATTCAGAAATACGAACAAGTACATATTCAAAAAGGTGATACACTCTGGAATATTGCCCAACAATATAAACCTGACCATCAAAGTCTCAATCAATATGTATCTACCATCATGGAATTTAATCATATGAAATCGGATAAAATTTATGCAGGAGACAAAATTGTCATACCAGTTTACAAGGCCGGAAACTAA
- the miaA gene encoding tRNA (adenosine(37)-N6)-dimethylallyltransferase MiaA, with protein sequence MKKPLIVIAGPTASGKTKISIELAKRIHGEIISGDSMQVYKYMDIGTAKPTKEEMDGVPHYLIDEIDPKEDFSVAIFQQKAKKYMKKIYENHHIPILAGGTGFYIQALVYDINFMETNVDVEYRNRLQELANAEGNDYIHQMLKKVDPVSAATIHPNNLKRVIRALEYYHQTHEPISKHNEREKAKESPYHTAFFCLTMDRDTLYRRIDQRVDLMIQSGLVDEVKGLLDKGYSPHLVSMQGLGYKELVQYLEGKISLEEAIYIIKRDTRHFAKRQLTWFRRQEDPYWIDVEAMDFDIEKIVLNMINYIEEIGIII encoded by the coding sequence ATGAAAAAACCATTAATTGTTATCGCAGGTCCCACTGCCTCAGGGAAAACAAAGATCTCTATTGAGCTGGCAAAGAGAATTCATGGAGAAATCATATCGGGGGACTCTATGCAGGTTTATAAATATATGGATATCGGCACAGCTAAGCCCACAAAAGAAGAAATGGATGGAGTTCCCCATTATTTGATTGATGAAATAGATCCGAAAGAAGATTTCAGTGTAGCCATTTTTCAGCAAAAAGCAAAGAAATATATGAAGAAAATTTATGAAAATCATCATATACCTATATTAGCAGGAGGAACTGGATTCTATATCCAAGCTTTAGTTTACGATATTAATTTTATGGAAACTAATGTGGATGTCGAATATCGTAATCGATTACAAGAGTTGGCAAATGCAGAAGGCAATGATTATATCCATCAAATGCTAAAGAAAGTAGATCCGGTTTCTGCTGCCACGATTCATCCCAATAACTTAAAAAGAGTTATTCGCGCCTTGGAATATTATCATCAGACCCATGAGCCAATTTCTAAGCACAATGAAAGGGAAAAAGCGAAAGAAAGTCCTTATCATACGGCGTTTTTCTGTTTAACAATGGATAGAGACACTTTATACCGTAGAATTGATCAACGGGTGGATCTGATGATTCAATCAGGGCTGGTAGATGAAGTAAAAGGGCTACTGGATAAAGGGTATTCCCCCCATCTTGTATCCATGCAGGGGCTGGGCTATAAAGAATTGGTTCAATATCTTGAAGGTAAAATATCCCTTGAGGAAGCGATCTATATTATAAAAAGAGATACAAGACATTTTGCAAAAAGACAGTTAACATGGTTCAGAAGACAGGAAGATCCTTACTGGATTGATGTTGAGGCAATGGACTTTGATATAGAGAAAATTGTACTGAATATGATAAATTATATTGAAGAAATTGGTATAATCATATAA
- a CDS encoding tyrosine-type recombinase/integrase: MADLSYHEQQKQKNTLRLRELLSQLPPFAYEFFRGIEPVTSPKTRIGYAYDLRIFFEYILEIHPTLKNKSINELCLKDLEEITPDHIEMFLEYVTYYKKPHPQNPHKIIEYQNDERGKARKLAAIRTFYTYFHKKRKINGNPSSLVEMPKIHEKNIIRLEIDEVAKLLDEIESGEKLTATQKRYHNYTKARDLALITVLLGTGIRVSECVGLDIKDIDFDVNGLKITRKGGNEMVIYFGEEVEEALQNYLAERNKKQPKPGHEDALFLSLQNQRISVRSVQNLVKKYASLVTTIKKISPHKLRSTYGTNLYQETGDIYLVADVLGHKDVNTTRKHYAQIDDQRRRSAARAVKLRKL; this comes from the coding sequence ATGGCAGATTTAAGTTATCACGAACAACAAAAACAAAAAAATACGCTAAGGCTTAGGGAACTTCTCTCCCAGCTTCCGCCCTTTGCTTATGAATTTTTCCGTGGAATAGAACCTGTTACTTCCCCCAAAACCAGAATAGGTTATGCTTATGATTTAAGAATATTTTTTGAATACATCTTAGAAATCCACCCCACTCTGAAAAATAAATCAATAAATGAGTTATGTTTAAAAGACCTGGAAGAAATAACACCAGATCATATTGAAATGTTTTTGGAATATGTCACCTATTATAAAAAACCCCATCCTCAAAATCCACATAAAATCATTGAATACCAAAATGATGAGCGGGGTAAGGCAAGAAAACTGGCTGCCATTCGCACATTCTATACATATTTTCATAAAAAAAGAAAAATCAATGGAAATCCTTCCAGCCTGGTAGAAATGCCTAAAATTCATGAAAAAAATATTATCCGCCTGGAAATTGATGAAGTGGCAAAATTATTAGATGAAATAGAAAGCGGCGAAAAACTCACCGCCACTCAAAAAAGATATCATAATTACACAAAGGCGCGGGACTTAGCCCTTATCACTGTTTTACTTGGAACAGGAATTCGTGTATCTGAATGTGTTGGATTAGATATAAAGGATATTGATTTTGATGTAAATGGTTTAAAAATTACCCGTAAAGGCGGCAATGAAATGGTGATTTACTTTGGAGAAGAGGTAGAAGAAGCTTTGCAAAATTATTTAGCAGAAAGAAATAAAAAGCAACCAAAGCCCGGCCATGAAGACGCTCTTTTTCTATCCCTTCAAAATCAACGCATTTCTGTCCGATCCGTTCAGAATCTGGTTAAAAAATATGCGTCTTTAGTCACTACCATTAAAAAAATATCTCCTCATAAATTGAGAAGTACTTATGGAACCAATTTGTATCAAGAAACAGGAGACATCTACCTCGTAGCAGATGTATTAGGCCATAAAGATGTCAATACTACCCGAAAACATTACGCACAAATCGATGACCAGAGAAGAAGATCTGCAGCAAGAGCAGTAAAGTTAAGAAAATTATAA
- the hfq gene encoding RNA chaperone Hfq, which translates to MSKAINLQDVFLNQVRKEKIMVTVFLTNGFQLKGLVKGFDNFILILDSEGKQQMIYKHAISTIVPAKPISFNYNQDKSDEE; encoded by the coding sequence GTGAGCAAAGCGATCAATCTTCAAGACGTTTTCTTGAATCAAGTTCGAAAAGAAAAAATCATGGTTACAGTTTTTTTAACCAATGGATTTCAATTAAAAGGATTAGTTAAAGGGTTTGATAACTTTATTCTTATATTAGATAGTGAAGGAAAACAACAGATGATTTATAAACACGCAATTTCTACAATTGTACCTGCTAAACCAATTTCTTTTAATTATAATCAGGATAAAAGTGATGAAGAATAA
- a CDS encoding aminotransferase class I/II-fold pyridoxal phosphate-dependent enzyme codes for MAESIEQILSEKFGLNSKVIDFCFNIEKEIESQFKNIDAIAEYNQLKVLHAMQKNKLSDVHFAATTGYGYNDLGRDTVENIYADVFRTEAGLVRPQLMSGTHALTVALFGNLRPGDELLSPVGKPYDTLEGVIGIRETRGSLKEYGVIYKQVELKDGRFDYERIEKAITPKTKMVTIQRSKGYTWRPTLSVEQIKELIAFIKNIRSDIICMVDNCYGEFVDYLEPTEVGADLVVGSLIKNPGGGIAPIGGYIVGKEEYVENAAVRLTAPGLGKEVGATLGLNQPVLQGLFFAPQVVSGSLKGAVFASKIFETLGFDVMPTSTEKRYDIIQAIQMKNPENLIAFCQGIQKGSPVDSYVVPEPWDMPGYDCPVIMAAGAFVQGSSIELSADAPIKPPYTVFLQGGLSWHHAKIGIMMAVQKMVNQGLLHI; via the coding sequence ATGGCAGAATCTATTGAGCAAATACTATCTGAAAAATTCGGACTAAATTCGAAGGTTATTGATTTTTGTTTCAATATTGAGAAAGAAATAGAATCTCAATTCAAAAACATTGATGCTATTGCAGAATACAACCAATTAAAAGTATTGCATGCTATGCAAAAGAATAAACTTAGTGATGTTCATTTTGCAGCAACCACTGGATACGGTTATAATGACCTTGGCAGAGATACAGTGGAAAACATTTATGCAGATGTATTTAGAACGGAAGCAGGACTTGTTCGTCCTCAACTGATGTCCGGTACCCACGCCCTTACTGTGGCTCTGTTTGGAAACTTAAGACCAGGAGATGAACTCCTATCTCCAGTTGGTAAACCCTATGATACCCTGGAAGGAGTTATAGGGATTCGAGAAACCAGAGGTTCTCTTAAAGAATATGGAGTCATTTACAAGCAAGTAGAATTAAAAGATGGTAGATTTGATTATGAGCGCATTGAAAAAGCAATTACCCCTAAGACAAAAATGGTAACTATTCAGCGTTCAAAAGGTTATACCTGGAGACCTACCTTGTCCGTAGAACAAATTAAAGAATTGATTGCGTTTATTAAAAATATCCGATCAGATATTATCTGCATGGTTGACAATTGCTACGGGGAATTTGTAGACTATCTGGAACCAACAGAAGTAGGAGCGGACCTAGTTGTAGGGTCACTTATTAAGAATCCGGGAGGCGGCATTGCCCCTATCGGAGGATATATCGTTGGTAAAGAAGAATATGTAGAAAATGCAGCAGTGCGCCTGACAGCTCCGGGCTTGGGAAAAGAAGTGGGAGCAACATTGGGGTTAAATCAGCCTGTGCTTCAGGGGCTTTTCTTTGCGCCTCAAGTAGTTTCAGGAAGCTTAAAAGGAGCTGTTTTTGCATCAAAAATCTTTGAAACCTTAGGATTTGATGTCATGCCCACATCTACTGAAAAAAGGTATGATATCATTCAGGCTATACAGATGAAAAATCCAGAAAACCTTATTGCCTTTTGTCAAGGTATTCAAAAAGGTTCTCCTGTAGATAGTTATGTTGTGCCGGAACCTTGGGACATGCCTGGATATGATTGTCCAGTCATAATGGCAGCCGGTGCTTTTGTGCAGGGTTCATCTATTGAACTCAGTGCCGACGCACCTATTAAACCCCCTTATACGGTATTTTTGCAAGGAGGACTGTCCTGGCATCATGCTAAAATAGGCATCATGATGGCGGTACAAAAAATGGTTAATCAAGGATTGTTACATATATAA
- a CDS encoding DUF421 domain-containing protein yields the protein MKVVVEIIIQTLLAFFGIWFIARLLGRKQIAQLTVYEYINGITFGSIAATLATDLNQRTWHHLIGLFLFGILTWCMSYLSIKSKELETIFQGEPIIVIQQGKILEENLKRCLYSINDLQEQLRIGNVFDIKDVKYAIVESNGNLSIMRYEDQEPVTLKDIGLMPDSREPFTAVILNGKLIHKNLKIMHIDEKWLKKQLNLKGISDFKDVMYAAVNKNKQIYIDVFKDNLSDNEKTPF from the coding sequence TTGAAGGTTGTTGTTGAAATTATTATACAAACTTTGTTGGCTTTTTTCGGAATCTGGTTTATTGCAAGGCTTCTTGGAAGAAAGCAAATCGCACAGTTAACAGTATATGAGTATATCAATGGCATTACCTTTGGATCTATCGCAGCCACCCTGGCAACGGACTTAAATCAAAGAACATGGCATCACTTAATAGGATTATTCCTATTTGGGATTCTTACCTGGTGTATGTCCTATTTATCCATAAAAAGCAAAGAATTAGAGACGATATTCCAAGGGGAACCAATTATCGTTATTCAGCAAGGAAAAATATTAGAAGAAAATTTAAAAAGATGTTTATACAGTATTAATGATTTGCAGGAGCAGCTGCGTATCGGAAATGTATTTGATATAAAAGATGTAAAATATGCCATTGTAGAAAGTAATGGCAATTTAAGTATTATGAGATATGAAGATCAAGAGCCTGTTACTTTAAAGGATATAGGGCTTATGCCTGATAGTAGAGAACCTTTTACTGCAGTAATACTAAATGGGAAATTAATCCATAAAAATCTTAAGATCATGCACATCGATGAAAAATGGCTAAAAAAACAGCTTAACTTAAAGGGGATATCGGATTTTAAGGATGTAATGTATGCAGCAGTCAATAAGAATAAGCAAATATATATCGATGTTTTTAAAGATAATTTATCAGACAATGAAAAAACACCTTTTTAA
- a CDS encoding NAD(+) synthase — MNNGFIRIGAAVPKVTVCDCKKNTDEIIQLIESAKKNKVQILVYPELCITGYTCGDLFEQGILLEEAKKALQRILDYSHHLNMLIVVGMPIAADEQLFNCAVLLLHGKILGVVPKTSIPNHGEFYERRWFSSSFSRISDEIEICDQTVPFGTDLLFRSKENPSLCIGVEICEDVWTPIPPSSFQCLHGASLILNLSASNEAVGKSDYRKNLIGQQSARCMAGYVYASCDYGESTTDIVFGGHSMIFENGILLKERPPFAEDTSLIFSELDLERLAAERRRSSSFMSLIGSHMNYSNKYRMIPFCLSSETIPHLTRSIDPHPFVPSNRESRELRCKEIFSIQVNGLKKRLEHTGAKTAVVGISGGLDSTLALLVCVAAFDQLNMDRKNIFGITMPGFGTTDRTYNNALDLMRNLGVTIREIPIADACMQHFKDIGHDPSVHDATYENTQARERTQILMDIANKEGGLVIGTGDLSELALGWATYNGDHMSMYGVNGSVPKTLVRSLISWIAETKIDANAKATLIDILNTPVSPELLPPTEDGDIDQKTEDIVGPYELHDFFLYYVVRFGFSPSKILYLAEHAFKEKYNRETILKWMKVFYRRFFSQQFKRSCLPDGPKVGSVSLSPRGDWRMPSDASSRIWLDEIEEMINGIKK, encoded by the coding sequence ATGAATAATGGATTTATCAGAATTGGAGCCGCTGTACCCAAGGTAACGGTTTGTGACTGTAAAAAGAATACGGATGAAATCATTCAACTCATTGAAAGCGCTAAAAAAAATAAGGTTCAAATACTGGTATATCCGGAATTATGTATTACAGGATATACTTGTGGAGATTTATTTGAACAAGGAATTCTTTTAGAAGAAGCCAAGAAAGCCTTGCAGCGTATTTTAGACTACTCTCATCATCTGAATATGTTGATTGTAGTCGGTATGCCAATAGCTGCGGATGAACAGCTTTTTAACTGTGCAGTACTGCTGCTTCATGGAAAAATCTTAGGGGTTGTCCCAAAAACCTCTATTCCCAACCATGGAGAATTTTATGAGCGAAGATGGTTTTCATCCTCTTTTAGCAGAATTAGTGATGAAATAGAAATTTGCGATCAAACTGTTCCTTTTGGTACCGACCTTTTATTTAGAAGCAAGGAGAATCCGTCTCTTTGCATTGGCGTTGAAATATGTGAAGATGTATGGACGCCTATCCCACCCAGTTCCTTTCAATGCCTTCACGGAGCTTCTCTTATTTTAAACCTTTCTGCCAGCAATGAAGCCGTTGGAAAAAGTGATTACAGAAAGAACCTGATTGGACAGCAATCTGCTCGATGCATGGCAGGATATGTTTATGCTTCTTGTGATTACGGCGAATCCACTACAGACATCGTTTTCGGAGGTCATTCCATGATTTTTGAAAATGGCATCCTCCTTAAAGAGAGACCGCCTTTTGCGGAAGATACTTCTCTTATATTCAGTGAACTGGACTTGGAACGCTTGGCCGCAGAACGCAGGAGATCATCAAGTTTTATGAGTTTAATTGGTAGCCATATGAATTATTCAAACAAATACAGAATGATTCCATTTTGTTTATCCTCAGAGACGATACCTCATTTAACAAGATCCATCGATCCTCACCCTTTTGTACCTTCCAATCGGGAGTCCAGAGAGCTTCGATGCAAGGAAATTTTTTCTATTCAAGTTAATGGACTTAAGAAGCGCCTGGAGCATACAGGTGCTAAAACCGCTGTTGTAGGTATCTCAGGCGGATTAGACTCCACTCTTGCCCTACTGGTTTGTGTTGCTGCTTTTGATCAATTGAATATGGATCGTAAAAATATTTTTGGAATAACTATGCCAGGCTTTGGTACTACCGATAGAACCTACAACAACGCTCTTGATTTAATGAGAAATTTAGGAGTTACCATTCGTGAGATTCCTATTGCCGATGCCTGTATGCAACATTTCAAAGATATTGGACATGATCCTTCTGTTCATGATGCCACATATGAAAATACTCAGGCAAGAGAACGAACACAAATTTTAATGGATATTGCCAATAAAGAAGGCGGTCTTGTAATCGGCACCGGAGATCTTTCCGAACTGGCCCTTGGGTGGGCTACATACAATGGAGATCATATGTCCATGTATGGCGTTAATGGAAGTGTTCCAAAGACCTTGGTTCGAAGTCTGATTTCTTGGATTGCCGAGACCAAAATCGATGCAAATGCAAAAGCCACCTTAATAGATATTTTAAATACACCTGTCAGTCCCGAGCTTCTTCCTCCTACAGAAGACGGAGACATTGATCAAAAAACAGAAGACATTGTAGGACCTTATGAACTGCATGATTTCTTTTTGTATTATGTTGTTCGCTTTGGATTTTCTCCTTCTAAGATACTTTACCTGGCTGAACATGCCTTTAAGGAAAAATATAACCGTGAGACGATTTTAAAATGGATGAAAGTTTTCTACAGAAGATTCTTTTCCCAGCAGTTTAAGCGTTCATGTCTTCCAGATGGCCCCAAAGTCGGTTCAGTTTCCCTCTCTCCCAGAGGAGACTGGAGAATGCCCAGCGATGCTTCTTCAAGGATATGGTTGGATGAAATTGAAGAAATGATTAACGGTATAAAAAAATGA
- the lexA gene encoding transcriptional repressor LexA, with product MSIKIGEKQREILEYLKKEIKTKGYPPSVREICDAVNLKSTSTVHGHLNRLEKKGMIRRDPTKPRAIEILDDSFYEIRHELVNVPIVGKVTAGQPILAVENIEDYFPLPVEYVKNDTVYMLHIQGDSMIEAGIFNNDLVLVRKQSSAENGDIVVALIEDSATVKRFFREKDHIRLQPENSAMNPIIVRDVTILGKVIGLFRKF from the coding sequence ATGAGTATTAAAATTGGTGAAAAACAGAGAGAAATATTGGAATACTTAAAGAAAGAAATTAAAACCAAGGGTTATCCGCCTTCAGTTAGAGAAATATGTGATGCTGTGAATTTAAAATCTACTTCAACAGTTCATGGTCATCTCAACCGTTTAGAAAAAAAGGGTATGATTCGCAGAGATCCTACAAAGCCAAGAGCTATTGAAATATTAGATGATTCATTTTACGAAATACGCCATGAACTGGTTAATGTTCCTATCGTGGGTAAAGTTACTGCCGGACAGCCCATTCTTGCAGTAGAGAACATAGAAGACTATTTTCCACTTCCTGTAGAATATGTAAAAAACGATACAGTATATATGCTGCATATACAGGGAGATAGTATGATTGAAGCAGGCATCTTCAACAATGACCTGGTTTTAGTCAGAAAACAAAGCAGTGCCGAAAACGGTGATATTGTTGTCGCCTTAATTGAAGATTCCGCCACTGTAAAACGTTTCTTTAGAGAAAAAGACCATATTCGTTTACAGCCGGAAAATTCTGCAATGAATCCCATCATTGTTCGGGATGTTACCATACTTGGTAAAGTCATAGGATTGTTCAGGAAATTTTAA
- a CDS encoding tyrosine-type recombinase/integrase gives MNLPIISEDQYDSNELLYNNNQYSAHCDISDDSMLIELWLDQKAQSSRKTYRRIVDEYILFINSLGIEKLRDVGVYNANNYKQALKAHVKANGKSLAPSTISQRINTISSLYTFGKDSGYFLVNPFRLLKKPKFDNKNQHKFLSVKEVDLLLKSLKASSNDKILSNRNYTIGVMLLFTGLRINELLSINWGDFYLDHSNNIGVRIKGKGADWRVVKIRKDLWFYIVQYRRDFGLSYEMDPNNQEPLFVNIHGQRLSYSYVRKLLEQAAINVGIRKKVTPHWFRHTSASLALMNGADINRVKDQFGWKNLLTPSRYLHNLKKLDETATDFIPIKI, from the coding sequence ATGAACTTACCTATTATTTCAGAGGATCAATATGATTCCAATGAGTTGTTGTATAACAACAATCAATATTCAGCTCATTGTGATATTTCCGATGATTCAATGCTGATTGAATTATGGCTTGATCAAAAAGCTCAAAGTTCAAGAAAGACATATCGAAGAATTGTAGACGAGTACATATTATTCATCAATAGTTTAGGTATAGAAAAACTTAGAGATGTTGGAGTATATAACGCAAACAATTATAAGCAAGCTCTGAAGGCGCATGTTAAAGCAAATGGTAAATCTCTTGCCCCCTCGACCATTTCTCAAAGAATTAACACTATAAGCAGTTTGTATACCTTTGGAAAAGATTCTGGCTATTTTTTAGTAAATCCCTTTAGACTTCTGAAGAAACCCAAATTTGATAATAAAAATCAACATAAGTTCCTCTCCGTGAAAGAAGTGGATTTGCTCTTAAAATCTTTAAAAGCAAGCAGTAACGATAAAATTCTCTCTAATAGAAATTATACAATAGGGGTTATGCTGCTCTTTACCGGCTTAAGAATCAATGAGCTTCTCTCTATTAACTGGGGGGATTTTTATCTAGATCACTCCAATAATATTGGGGTGCGGATTAAAGGAAAAGGCGCGGACTGGAGAGTTGTAAAAATAAGAAAAGACTTATGGTTTTACATTGTACAGTATAGAAGGGACTTTGGCCTATCCTATGAAATGGATCCTAATAATCAAGAACCTCTTTTTGTAAATATTCATGGACAGAGACTATCGTATTCCTATGTCAGAAAGCTGCTGGAGCAAGCTGCAATAAATGTAGGTATCAGAAAGAAAGTTACTCCCCATTGGTTCAGACACACTTCTGCCAGCTTGGCATTAATGAATGGAGCCGATATCAACAGAGTAAAAGATCAATTTGGCTGGAAAAACCTCCTTACGCCTTCCAGGTATCTGCATAATTTAAAGAAACTAGACGAAACCGCAACAGATTTTATACCTATAAAAATATAA